The proteins below are encoded in one region of Metabacillus dongyingensis:
- a CDS encoding cache domain-containing sensor histidine kinase, with product MKSPFKRYPIRNVFFLAFAGFVTLLLVTIVIVSYQVSISQMQNNTSHYQQKLLREMNEQISIQKKAIEQVSLAMTRNSDLQEYLQGKKDNYSSYKSISSINASFFDLVFSMPMIDSIHLYLKDPPLRDQEGPIRYYSIDQYSRTGWLNRLDHADFSWLEKHRIQSPQGTISVISFARKVYSLNGKAEGVLVVNIKSSSFGKMLEDENGKVNRILVDSSQLPIASIGKIDIEDALGTIGDIEKNEDADLNSDGFMRYEDKFVVWSKLFNNDWLLVEITPWKEIAKNSLELAGILFLIGLIAILLVVLLTFYLTKQFTKPFKALLENMDEFSISEKELQLPNDYQNEFGTLFTGYKKMILRIKKLYEDLEVEFNEKRRAEVAALQANINPHFLYNTLDQLNWMAIAEGQVQISRVLELMGKMFRVGLSNGENFIHLKDELIHLESYLQIQQIRLDHRFDYRIDIPDSFLQCYIPKMTLQPFVENALIHGLHNKDSGFIIIKVYEVQNNLLITIKDNGAGLKKNHPIKKVNTGGYGIRNVRDRLFAYFGPSYTVTLYGEENIGTTALIKIPKQVILGDGDSNVESRNCG from the coding sequence ATGAAAAGTCCATTTAAACGCTATCCCATTCGAAATGTATTCTTTCTTGCTTTTGCAGGATTTGTTACGCTCCTTTTAGTTACGATCGTGATTGTCAGCTATCAAGTATCTATTTCACAAATGCAAAATAATACCTCGCATTATCAGCAGAAGCTATTAAGAGAAATGAATGAACAAATCAGTATTCAAAAAAAAGCAATCGAACAAGTTTCCTTGGCCATGACGAGAAACAGTGATTTACAGGAATATCTCCAAGGAAAAAAAGATAATTATTCTTCTTACAAAAGCATTTCGAGCATCAATGCTTCATTTTTTGATCTTGTTTTTAGTATGCCTATGATTGATTCGATTCATCTGTATTTAAAAGACCCTCCTTTAAGAGATCAAGAAGGTCCTATCCGTTATTATTCCATTGATCAATACAGCCGGACCGGCTGGCTGAACCGCCTTGATCATGCTGATTTTTCATGGCTTGAAAAACATAGAATTCAATCTCCGCAAGGGACAATATCCGTCATCAGTTTTGCAAGGAAAGTATATTCATTAAATGGAAAGGCAGAAGGCGTATTAGTAGTGAACATCAAATCGTCCAGTTTTGGAAAAATGCTCGAAGATGAAAATGGAAAAGTGAATCGCATTTTGGTTGACTCCTCACAGCTGCCCATTGCTTCCATTGGCAAAATCGACATTGAGGATGCCCTCGGCACAATTGGCGATATTGAAAAGAATGAAGACGCTGACCTTAATTCGGATGGGTTTATGCGTTATGAAGATAAGTTTGTAGTGTGGTCAAAACTATTTAATAATGATTGGCTTTTAGTAGAAATAACTCCTTGGAAGGAAATCGCAAAAAACAGTTTAGAACTGGCAGGCATTCTTTTTCTGATAGGATTAATCGCTATCCTGCTTGTTGTTCTGTTAACGTTTTATCTAACAAAACAATTTACGAAACCGTTTAAAGCCCTCCTTGAAAACATGGATGAATTTTCGATAAGTGAAAAAGAGCTTCAGCTGCCAAACGACTATCAAAATGAATTTGGCACTTTATTTACAGGATATAAAAAAATGATCCTGAGGATAAAGAAGTTATACGAAGATCTCGAAGTGGAGTTCAACGAGAAAAGAAGGGCAGAAGTTGCTGCTCTTCAAGCTAATATCAACCCGCACTTTTTATATAATACTCTCGATCAATTGAATTGGATGGCTATTGCAGAAGGACAGGTGCAAATAAGCCGCGTTCTTGAACTAATGGGAAAGATGTTTCGGGTGGGTTTATCTAATGGTGAAAATTTCATCCATTTAAAAGATGAATTAATTCATCTGGAATCCTATCTTCAAATTCAGCAAATTCGCTTAGATCATCGTTTTGATTATCGGATTGATATTCCCGACTCATTCCTTCAATGTTATATCCCAAAGATGACGCTGCAGCCATTTGTTGAAAATGCTCTTATACATGGTCTTCATAATAAAGATTCAGGATTCATTATTATTAAAGTTTACGAGGTTCAAAATAATTTACTGATAACAATCAAGGATAATGGAGCTGGTCTTAAAAAGAATCATCCTATTAAAAAAGTAAACACAGGCGGATATGGGATAAGAAATGTCAGAGACAGGCTGTTTGCTTATTTTGGGCCATCATATACTGTTACGCTCTATGGCGAGGAGAATATTGGCACGACAGCTTTAATTAAAATTCCAAAACAAGTGATCTTAGGGGATGGTGATAGCAATGTGGAGAGTCGTAATTGTGGATGA
- a CDS encoding response regulator transcription factor: MWRVVIVDDDRHVLAGMRKAIPWETIGAVCVGEGTDGASGYDVIMKTRPDIVMTDIYMPVMTGLEMLQRLREHDFNGKAIILSGYADFEYARKALQLDVHDYLSKPVTIQTITEVLQGVITQLEKDSLAKKQQRETKDTLEYYQSMLLNSWLKSVVIGLQDQQFTLLNNEKLKVTNLKHIVLCIQMEKSPGLQSNPAWPKFIKSFNERKLSFPHFVNAEWIELDYHDSAIFLSFSDEIASETVICDTLKLAKLILEDVRQILTIPFQMGAGSIKDDWQHISISTKEALSALSKASPYEIVQYEKLINGEPDKKIDFHRPVPFYRELAEAFKIYHKEHGLKVIDQFVKECEENNRYLLSHLKLICKELWAVLTYSLYENGLNIDELSEGKRIYHCIDYITGLKPFSVWLKDALTAVCEHQKLNEKENIRHKQAVEYMMQYVQEHYSKNITLQDLSEQIYISRNYLSQIFKKATGLSFNHYVNKIRMEKAKNLILEGKLLIYEVAEEVGYKNTPYFSSLFKKYTGLNPTDLLKQ, encoded by the coding sequence ATGTGGAGAGTCGTAATTGTGGATGATGACCGCCATGTATTAGCTGGAATGAGAAAAGCAATACCCTGGGAAACAATCGGAGCAGTATGCGTCGGGGAAGGTACAGATGGGGCTTCAGGCTATGATGTAATTATGAAGACGAGACCGGATATCGTTATGACAGATATCTATATGCCTGTAATGACAGGTCTTGAAATGCTTCAGAGGCTGAGAGAACACGATTTTAACGGAAAAGCCATTATATTGAGCGGCTATGCAGACTTTGAATATGCCAGAAAAGCATTGCAATTGGATGTACATGATTATTTATCAAAGCCTGTTACGATTCAAACAATCACTGAAGTCTTGCAAGGAGTGATAACTCAGCTTGAAAAAGACTCGTTAGCTAAAAAGCAGCAAAGAGAGACAAAAGATACTCTTGAATATTATCAGTCTATGCTGCTTAATTCATGGCTGAAATCTGTTGTCATCGGATTACAGGATCAGCAATTTACACTCTTAAACAATGAGAAATTAAAAGTGACAAACTTAAAGCACATCGTACTTTGCATACAAATGGAAAAGTCTCCGGGCCTACAATCGAATCCTGCATGGCCGAAATTTATAAAGTCATTTAATGAAAGGAAATTATCTTTTCCCCATTTTGTGAATGCAGAATGGATTGAGCTTGATTACCATGATTCTGCTATTTTCCTTTCGTTCAGTGACGAAATTGCCTCAGAGACAGTCATTTGTGACACGCTGAAACTTGCAAAGCTGATTTTAGAGGATGTTCGTCAAATCCTGACTATCCCTTTTCAAATGGGGGCAGGCAGTATAAAAGATGATTGGCAGCATATTTCGATTTCGACAAAAGAGGCATTAAGTGCTTTATCAAAGGCTTCCCCATATGAAATTGTACAATATGAAAAGCTGATAAACGGAGAACCTGACAAAAAAATAGATTTCCATCGTCCAGTGCCGTTTTACCGTGAATTAGCAGAGGCGTTTAAAATTTACCATAAAGAACATGGTTTGAAAGTAATCGATCAATTTGTAAAAGAGTGTGAAGAAAACAATCGTTATTTACTCTCTCATCTTAAATTAATTTGCAAAGAATTATGGGCAGTTCTTACATATTCTCTTTATGAGAACGGATTAAATATTGATGAACTATCTGAAGGGAAACGCATTTATCATTGTATTGACTATATAACTGGCTTAAAGCCCTTTAGTGTTTGGTTAAAAGATGCGCTGACTGCAGTTTGTGAGCATCAAAAACTTAATGAGAAAGAAAATATTCGGCATAAGCAGGCGGTCGAATATATGATGCAGTATGTTCAAGAGCACTACAGCAAAAACATAACACTTCAAGATCTATCTGAACAAATTTATATTTCCAGAAACTATTTAAGCCAAATCTTCAAAAAAGCAACAGGTCTCTCTTTTAATCATTATGTAAATAAAATAAGAATGGAAAAAGCGAAAAATCTAATATTAGAAGGCAAATTGTTAATCTATGAAGTTGCTGAAGAGGTCGGATATAAAAATACGCCTTACTTTAGTTCCCTATTTAAAAAATACACAGGATTAAACCCGACCGATTTATTAAAACAATAA
- a CDS encoding ABC transporter substrate-binding protein, with protein MNRKVRKLLLLIIASLLAISVSACSAQSSNGQDSSGKKSEKTKLRIVWWGSQERHDATLKVIELYKEKNPDVSFETEFSGWDGYWDKLATQSAAKNAPDIIQMDAQYLQEYASRNQLADLTDGIVTKDIDENLLNSGEYEDQLKAIPLGNNAYGMIYNKAALEKLGIEAPKAGWTWDEFFELAEQIQPKLEKGKYVVRDFSYDAGVYEMYQLSKGKGHLTTEDGKFNIDKETWMQWINIFKDLRKKGVVTPAEVAVSEQEYDPKRDLLLNGTILFKQGFAAQFPSFDSVIPGNFALLKAPRDKEAGGYLKPSMFWSVSEHSSQKDEAKKFIDFFINDPEATAILGNTRGLPVSSIVLDELNSSFTDSDKAQLNMINETAPDAQPFNGGPKGWGNYIQNDYTQVGEELIFEKISPEEAYEEIKAKFAETVNN; from the coding sequence ATGAACAGGAAAGTAAGAAAGCTGCTGCTATTAATCATTGCATCTCTATTAGCAATCAGTGTATCTGCATGCAGTGCACAATCTTCTAACGGTCAAGATTCATCCGGGAAAAAATCTGAAAAAACAAAGCTCAGGATTGTTTGGTGGGGATCTCAAGAAAGACATGATGCAACATTAAAGGTTATCGAGCTTTATAAAGAAAAGAATCCCGATGTTTCTTTTGAAACCGAATTCTCTGGATGGGATGGATATTGGGACAAGCTGGCAACTCAATCAGCAGCAAAAAATGCACCTGATATTATTCAGATGGATGCACAATATTTACAGGAATATGCTTCTAGAAATCAGCTCGCAGATTTAACGGATGGAATAGTAACAAAGGATATCGATGAAAATCTGTTAAATTCAGGTGAATATGAAGATCAATTGAAGGCAATTCCGCTTGGAAATAATGCATATGGCATGATTTATAATAAGGCAGCTCTCGAGAAATTAGGAATTGAGGCGCCAAAGGCCGGCTGGACATGGGATGAGTTTTTTGAACTTGCTGAACAAATCCAGCCAAAATTGGAAAAGGGAAAATATGTTGTCAGAGATTTTTCTTACGATGCAGGCGTTTATGAGATGTACCAATTAAGCAAGGGAAAAGGACATCTGACAACAGAAGATGGAAAATTCAATATCGACAAAGAAACTTGGATGCAGTGGATCAACATTTTCAAAGACTTGCGTAAAAAAGGTGTTGTGACTCCTGCCGAGGTAGCTGTATCTGAGCAAGAATATGACCCTAAAAGGGATTTGCTTTTAAATGGCACGATATTGTTCAAACAGGGCTTCGCAGCACAATTTCCGAGCTTTGACAGTGTGATTCCGGGCAATTTTGCACTCCTCAAGGCCCCAAGAGATAAGGAAGCTGGAGGATACTTAAAGCCATCTATGTTCTGGTCTGTCAGTGAACACTCATCTCAAAAAGATGAGGCGAAAAAGTTTATTGATTTCTTTATTAACGATCCAGAGGCAACCGCCATTCTGGGTAATACAAGAGGACTTCCAGTATCAAGCATCGTCTTGGACGAATTAAATTCAAGTTTTACAGACTCTGATAAAGCTCAATTAAATATGATCAATGAAACTGCCCCGGATGCGCAGCCATTTAACGGCGGCCCTAAAGGGTGGGGGAACTATATACAAAATGATTATACGCAAGTAGGGGAAGAATTGATTTTCGAAAAGATTTCTCCAGAAGAGGCATACGAAGAAATAAAGGCTAAGTTTGCAGAAACCGTTAATAATTAA
- a CDS encoding YesL family protein → MNNQNLRETLYHLSDWIMRLIYLNLLWIAFTLLGLVLFGWAPASIAAQTILRKWMISEQPFNTLQFFWKTYRKEFMNSQKANGFILFTGSLLIIDLAFFMSGHTHLFILGRFFTAQLIVVFIVICLYSFSFYTHFQMSYFVVIKTSIKLAIKHPLNTILTLLGLLSLCCVLYLVPGLIALCGSSVLGLWCMYRSMRVLNQSQAVQN, encoded by the coding sequence ATGAACAATCAAAATTTGCGCGAAACCCTTTATCACTTATCCGATTGGATCATGCGTTTAATTTACCTTAATTTATTGTGGATAGCCTTTACCCTTCTTGGCCTTGTTCTTTTTGGCTGGGCGCCGGCTTCAATTGCAGCTCAAACCATACTTAGAAAATGGATGATCAGTGAACAGCCATTTAATACTCTTCAATTTTTCTGGAAGACTTATAGAAAAGAATTTATGAATAGTCAAAAAGCAAATGGATTTATTCTATTTACTGGAAGCTTATTGATCATTGATCTTGCCTTTTTTATGTCTGGCCATACACATCTTTTTATCTTGGGAAGATTTTTCACAGCGCAATTGATTGTGGTATTTATAGTGATTTGCCTATATAGCTTTTCATTTTATACGCATTTTCAAATGAGCTATTTTGTTGTAATTAAAACATCTATCAAACTTGCTATTAAACATCCTTTAAATACGATTTTGACTTTACTTGGATTGCTGTCTTTATGCTGTGTGCTGTATCTAGTGCCAGGTTTAATTGCTTTGTGTGGAAGCAGTGTTCTGGGACTTTGGTGTATGTATAGATCAATGCGTGTTCTTAATCAGTCCCAGGCTGTTCAAAATTGA
- a CDS encoding sugar phosphate isomerase/epimerase family protein codes for MLTLTGFADEISPDLHVQIEVLESEDIRFIELRGVWGKNVLQLSDQELSSLKEELLRKEIQLSSIGSPIGKINILDDFDEHLIQFDRALFAADYFHAKYIRIFSFFIPDGHNPDAYRDEVISRLSVLVKKAEQSGIVLLHENEKEIYGDNAIRCLDILETINSPYLRMAFDPANFVQCGVKPYSEAYPLLKSYVEYVHIKDALFESGKVVPAGKGDGEVRELLQTLKTSGYDGFLSLEPHLAAAETFSGFSGPDLFKVAAKALKDLLQETESKWK; via the coding sequence ATGCTGACATTAACAGGCTTTGCTGATGAAATTTCACCAGACTTGCATGTTCAAATTGAAGTGCTGGAGTCTGAAGATATTCGATTTATTGAACTTAGGGGAGTATGGGGGAAAAATGTTCTGCAATTATCTGATCAAGAGTTAAGCAGCCTAAAAGAAGAATTGTTGAGAAAAGAAATACAACTATCTTCTATTGGTTCTCCAATAGGAAAAATCAATATTCTTGATGATTTCGATGAACATTTGATTCAATTTGACCGGGCTTTGTTTGCAGCTGATTATTTTCATGCAAAATATATTCGCATCTTCTCTTTTTTTATTCCTGATGGACATAACCCTGATGCATATAGAGACGAAGTAATCAGCAGATTATCGGTTCTTGTGAAAAAAGCAGAGCAATCAGGGATTGTCCTTTTGCATGAGAATGAAAAAGAAATATACGGAGACAATGCGATTCGCTGCTTAGATATTCTGGAAACGATCAATTCACCTTATCTTAGAATGGCCTTTGATCCTGCAAATTTTGTACAATGCGGTGTAAAGCCCTATTCTGAAGCTTATCCTCTATTAAAATCATATGTTGAATATGTCCACATAAAAGATGCATTGTTTGAAAGCGGAAAGGTTGTGCCGGCAGGTAAAGGGGATGGAGAAGTAAGAGAACTGCTGCAAACGCTTAAAACAAGCGGATACGATGGATTTCTTTCGCTGGAGCCGCATTTGGCTGCTGCAGAAACATTCTCAGGATTTAGCGGGCCAGACTTATTTAAAGTTGCTGCAAAAGCTTTAAAGGATTTGCTGCAAGAAACAGAATCAAAGTGGAAGTAA
- a CDS encoding Gfo/Idh/MocA family protein yields the protein MTEKIRFGIIGCGVISDTHQSQIRDIEEAVLVAVADENPDKAKALADRADADWYVDYRELLKREDIDVVCILTPSGSHKSITLDAAKAGKHVICEKPIDTTLEKAYEMIDACKKANVKLSIISQHRFDSSTIEVKKAIDEDKFGKMILGQAAVNWYRSQEYYDSGDWRGTWKMDGGGALMNQSIHTIDLLQYLMGPVESVFAHAATLAHERIEVEDVAVATVKFQSGALGTIVGTTSAFPGLSARLEVFGTSGTAVIDNDKLTHFYLKEAAENLTDHYGVEVQNLVKSSDEEQGTGANDPGAISGNSHREQMLDMISAIKEDREPLVNGLEGIKPLEIIAAIYQSAKTGQPVSLASIRQLKTVQ from the coding sequence ATGACTGAGAAGATACGATTTGGAATTATTGGATGCGGTGTAATTAGCGATACGCATCAATCACAAATAAGGGATATTGAGGAAGCTGTACTTGTTGCTGTTGCAGATGAAAACCCGGACAAAGCTAAAGCACTTGCGGACCGGGCTGACGCTGACTGGTATGTTGATTATAGAGAATTGCTGAAGCGGGAAGACATAGACGTTGTTTGCATTTTAACTCCAAGCGGTTCCCATAAATCGATTACCTTAGATGCTGCAAAAGCCGGAAAGCATGTCATCTGTGAAAAACCTATAGATACCACTCTTGAAAAAGCTTATGAAATGATAGATGCCTGTAAAAAAGCAAATGTGAAATTATCCATCATTTCACAGCACCGTTTTGATTCATCTACTATTGAAGTGAAAAAGGCAATAGATGAAGACAAGTTTGGAAAGATGATCCTCGGTCAGGCTGCGGTAAATTGGTACAGATCACAAGAATATTATGACAGCGGTGATTGGAGAGGCACTTGGAAAATGGATGGTGGAGGCGCATTAATGAATCAGTCCATTCATACAATTGATCTTCTGCAATATTTAATGGGTCCTGTTGAGAGTGTATTTGCACACGCAGCTACACTTGCTCATGAACGGATTGAGGTAGAGGATGTGGCTGTTGCAACGGTTAAGTTTCAAAGCGGTGCATTAGGTACAATCGTTGGCACGACAAGTGCATTTCCAGGTCTTTCAGCAAGGCTTGAAGTATTCGGCACATCAGGTACAGCTGTCATTGACAATGATAAACTTACTCATTTTTACTTAAAAGAGGCGGCTGAAAATTTGACAGACCATTATGGTGTTGAAGTACAAAACCTTGTAAAAAGTTCTGATGAAGAACAAGGAACAGGGGCGAATGATCCAGGTGCTATTTCTGGAAACTCTCATCGTGAGCAAATGCTTGATATGATTTCAGCTATTAAAGAGGATCGTGAGCCTTTAGTAAATGGTTTGGAAGGCATTAAACCACTGGAAATCATAGCAGCTATCTATCAATCTGCCAAAACCGGACAGCCTGTCTCCCTTGCATCTATTCGTCAACTTAAGACTGTTCAGTAA
- a CDS encoding YitT family protein, giving the protein MQNVIRWVSILIGCFAVSLGVHLLSSSELVIGGTAGLGIVAQHLTAYSFGTLFFVINLPFYALAVTQLGIAFALRTFISVSILSITSEFLQQTFIVHFPHPVIAAILGGISIGIGLIFLFRNGSSLGGMNILCIFLEKKFGFNPGKTMLITDLMIVGSALLVFGPLQIAYSAVAIFVMTAILGRYHKKAPLERESQAADSEEDRVSATA; this is encoded by the coding sequence ATGCAAAATGTAATTCGTTGGGTCAGCATCTTAATAGGCTGTTTTGCCGTGTCTCTCGGCGTTCACTTGCTATCATCATCAGAATTGGTGATTGGCGGAACGGCCGGTCTTGGCATCGTAGCTCAGCATCTGACAGCCTATTCATTCGGAACCCTGTTTTTTGTTATCAATCTGCCATTCTATGCTCTCGCTGTTACCCAGCTAGGCATCGCCTTTGCCCTTCGGACGTTTATCAGCGTCAGCATCTTGTCCATTACCTCAGAATTTCTGCAGCAAACTTTCATTGTCCATTTTCCACATCCGGTCATCGCAGCCATCCTTGGAGGAATCTCCATCGGCATCGGACTGATCTTCCTGTTCAGAAACGGATCATCCTTAGGAGGGATGAACATTCTCTGCATTTTCCTTGAGAAAAAATTCGGATTTAACCCAGGCAAAACGATGCTCATCACCGACCTCATGATCGTCGGCTCAGCACTCCTTGTCTTCGGGCCGCTGCAAATTGCATATTCAGCTGTGGCGATCTTTGTGATGACCGCCATTCTTGGAAGATATCATAAAAAAGCTCCGCTTGAGCGTGAGAGTCAGGCAGCAGATTCTGAAGAGGATCGGGTTTCGGCTACGGCTTAA
- a CDS encoding STAS domain-containing protein has product MTEMPLDLSTPIKKYRNFDEASESILKMMSQFIEINTLFIAKNDKHKNEIVKVLNQELTLLEEGSELPFNETFCKLSVEKGREVLIISDLTGNELAKDLDVTKKLGGGCFIGIPIFYENGENYGTICGLDTLPFAFTDKHVELFETMASLLSYVLELDNANKEIIHLSAPIVPITQGVAILPIIGDISEYRAEKIIHTALSQSTELSLQYLVIDLSGILQMNDDVSFHLLNLVQMLKLIGVTPALTGIRPDLAMKAVQLNLNLSNVMIGGNLEEILHRIGFTLNRNES; this is encoded by the coding sequence ATGACAGAAATGCCTTTAGATTTGAGTACCCCGATTAAAAAGTATCGTAATTTTGATGAAGCGTCTGAAAGCATTCTTAAGATGATGAGCCAGTTTATTGAAATAAATACATTGTTTATTGCAAAAAATGATAAACATAAAAATGAGATTGTGAAGGTTCTGAATCAGGAATTGACTCTTTTGGAAGAAGGCTCCGAACTTCCATTTAACGAAACGTTCTGTAAATTGAGTGTTGAGAAGGGAAGAGAGGTACTGATCATTTCTGATTTAACCGGCAATGAATTGGCAAAAGATCTGGATGTAACAAAGAAACTTGGCGGGGGCTGTTTCATCGGAATTCCGATTTTCTATGAAAATGGTGAAAACTACGGAACGATTTGCGGTCTTGATACGTTGCCTTTTGCATTTACAGACAAGCATGTTGAGCTGTTCGAAACGATGGCATCCTTGCTGTCGTACGTTCTGGAGCTTGATAATGCCAACAAAGAAATTATTCATCTATCAGCCCCAATTGTTCCGATTACGCAGGGTGTGGCAATTCTGCCGATCATTGGCGATATCAGCGAATACCGTGCTGAAAAAATCATTCATACTGCCCTTTCACAAAGCACGGAATTATCTCTGCAATACTTAGTTATTGATTTATCAGGTATTCTCCAAATGAACGACGACGTAAGCTTCCATTTGTTAAACCTTGTCCAGATGCTTAAGCTTATAGGTGTAACTCCGGCTCTGACAGGTATACGGCCGGACCTAGCGATGAAAGCTGTGCAGCTTAATTTAAATCTGTCGAATGTGATGATTGGCGGGAATCTGGAGGAAATCCTGCACCGCATTGGTTTTACACTGAACCGGAATGAATCATGA
- a CDS encoding glycerophosphodiester phosphodiesterase, translated as METIIIVIVLCLLITVYIIRRAAPHPQKGAARSMLTVAHRGASGYAPENTIASCDKAVEMKADFIEIDLQLSKDGRIMVIHDDSVERTTNGKGNVRDLTFQQLRNLDAGSWFHDSFAGQKIPTFDEVLDRYIEKCGLLIELKSPALYPGIEQKVFDALASRGLIENRQTKVIVQSFDTHSMKRFHEIAPAIPIGVLVKFTPKGISNAQLDEYKTYANYVNPNKRLVSKKLIARIHERDMKIIPYTIRDRKTAKAFLQLDLDGITTDFPDYIKA; from the coding sequence ATGGAAACCATCATCATTGTCATCGTCCTTTGTTTATTGATAACTGTTTATATAATTAGAAGAGCAGCCCCTCACCCTCAAAAAGGAGCAGCACGCTCTATGCTGACTGTTGCTCATAGAGGGGCCTCAGGCTATGCACCGGAAAATACGATTGCATCCTGCGATAAAGCAGTCGAGATGAAAGCAGATTTTATAGAAATTGACCTGCAATTGAGCAAAGATGGCCGTATAATGGTCATCCATGATGACTCAGTAGAAAGAACAACAAATGGAAAAGGAAACGTACGGGATCTAACGTTTCAGCAGCTTCGCAATCTCGATGCCGGAAGCTGGTTTCACGATTCGTTTGCAGGACAAAAAATCCCGACTTTTGACGAGGTGCTCGACCGCTATATTGAGAAATGCGGGCTGCTCATTGAATTGAAGAGTCCAGCATTGTATCCTGGTATCGAACAGAAAGTCTTTGATGCTTTAGCAAGCAGAGGTCTGATTGAAAATCGGCAGACGAAAGTCATTGTCCAATCATTCGATACCCATTCAATGAAACGATTTCATGAAATCGCTCCAGCCATTCCGATTGGTGTACTCGTAAAATTCACGCCAAAAGGAATATCAAACGCACAGCTCGACGAATACAAAACCTATGCAAACTATGTAAATCCAAACAAAAGGCTGGTCTCAAAAAAACTAATAGCGCGCATTCATGAGCGCGATATGAAAATCATTCCCTACACCATTCGAGACCGCAAAACAGCAAAAGCCTTTCTGCAGCTTGATTTAGACGGGATTACAACGGATTTTCCGGATTATATTAAAGCTTAA
- a CDS encoding response regulator transcription factor, translating into MEKEKILIVEDEVKIARVLKLELEFEGYLVHSVHDGLDALEQIRSSSWNLILLDVMLPGLTGIEVLRRLRANDQETPVILLTARDSIPDKVSGLDQGANDYITKPFQIEELLARIRVCLRTSKPMRLAAEEGVLKAADLTVNEKTREVRRGEAEIELTPREFDLLVYLLSHKNQVMNREQILNGVWGFDYYGDTNVVDVYIRYLRKKIDSEFDFALIHTVRGVGYSIKEPAS; encoded by the coding sequence ATGGAGAAAGAAAAAATCTTGATTGTAGAAGATGAAGTGAAAATTGCCAGAGTACTGAAGCTTGAACTGGAATTTGAAGGGTATTTGGTCCATTCCGTTCATGATGGTCTCGATGCGCTTGAACAGATTCGATCCTCTTCCTGGAATTTAATTCTTCTAGATGTGATGCTCCCTGGTTTGACAGGCATAGAGGTGCTTAGGAGGCTCCGTGCAAATGATCAGGAAACGCCTGTCATTCTTTTGACAGCCCGCGATTCGATTCCTGATAAAGTGAGCGGCCTTGATCAGGGAGCTAATGATTACATAACAAAACCATTTCAAATAGAAGAACTGCTTGCAAGAATCAGGGTTTGTCTGCGGACGAGCAAACCAATGCGTTTAGCAGCTGAAGAAGGTGTATTGAAGGCTGCCGATCTTACTGTGAATGAAAAAACAAGAGAAGTAAGGCGCGGGGAAGCAGAAATCGAATTAACGCCGCGGGAATTTGATTTGCTTGTTTATTTACTAAGCCATAAAAATCAGGTGATGAACCGGGAGCAGATCCTGAACGGAGTGTGGGGATTCGACTATTATGGCGATACAAATGTCGTTGACGTGTATATCCGGTATTTACGGAAAAAAATAGACAGCGAGTTTGACTTTGCGCTTATCCATACAGTCAGAGGTGTTGGATATTCGATCAAGGAGCCAGCTTCATGA